GAGCACCTCGCGCGGAGGTGGCGAGGGAAAGGCCGGCGCGGGGGCGCCTGGCTCTGCGGGCGCGTCGCGAGGGGCGGCGGGATGATGCCCGGCTGCCCAGTGCGCGGTGCTGCGCGGATCTTGCGCGGGTCCCTTTCGAATCTGGCGCAGCGCGGGGGAAGTTCCGCAGGCGCGAGGCGGGGAGCTGCGCAGGCGCAAAATGGCCTCTGCCCGGGCGGAGgccgcgctccgctccgctccgcgtCGGCGGAGATGCGGCCGCTCCTGTACGGCCGGTAGCGGCCCCGCCGGCTCCACGTGGAGCGATGCGCGGCCGCCTCCCGCCCCGTCTGCGCGGCCCCGAGGGCGGCCTCCTTCTCTTCGCTGTCCCGAGGCTGCGCCCGGTCCGTGCCGCCCCGCCGCTCCTGTTCGCCCTTCATTCTCCttcttgttattgttgtttgttatCACCGCGGTTGTAAAACAAACGCGGCACCGGAGAGAtggtgaaaaagaaagtttgtaGTTAAATGAAGGAAATCCGTTTCAAGTACCCAGAGTAGAAGCGAGGACGTTAAAAATTAACAGCGGAAACAGGAAACACTTGGCTGGGTAAACATTGTCTCCGAATTTCACCCTCTGAGCATCGAGGGGGCGCGAGGTGCCTCCGCCGCACCGGCCTGAGAGCGGTGCGGTTCATGGATGGGAGGTGCGGGAGTTCCGCGGGCCCCGCCGACGGCCGGAGGGGGGCGGGCAGAGCCCCGGGCTCGCGGGACAGAGCGAGGCGGGGGCGAAGGATGAGCGGGGTGCGGGGTGCGGTCCCGAGCCGGGCCGGTCGCTTCTCGACTTGGAGAATCCGCAGAGAAACGAGTGGGGCATGACCGGACTGTCCAGGGAGAGCGGCAAGTCCTCGACGGCTgcggggaaaaagaaagaacaacgGGATTCCGCCAGGCAGGACGCCTGACGTCCCCACCTGAGCGTTTCAGAGccctctccatccccagaaAGCCGGGAAGAGCGTCTCTGAAGGGAGCGGGGTCCCCCGCATCTTCCCGCGTCCGCCACAGATACGGCTCCCAGCCGGACGGGACACAGCTCTCGTACCGCTATGAGCTCCCCAGGGGGTACCCGACTCCTCACAGTCTTCCTCTGTCTTTCCGGCAGCTCCTGCCCGCTGCCCCGAAGCTCCTCCTGCCACTGCCCCGCTCCGATCCCTGCAGCACCGCCATCCCCAGAGCACGGTTGGGAGCCTCTGGCAGCCGGGATGGGCGGAAAGTTCGGActggggaaaacagaaagacCATCCCGCACCGCTCACGTCCCTGCTTTTATCCGGCCGGGTTGCTGAACGCGTTCCTACAGTCCCGCCAACTTCGGCTTTTCTTCCCCGATCCCTACAAACTCAACGCTGGGGATGAGCATCCTCCTCTCACGCACGGTTGGCTGGCAGCTCTTTTCCAGCAGCGGGGCCCCGCACGCTGCCGCAGCCCCTGCCCGCTCCCTTCCCGCAGAGGAACGCCGCGCAGCGCCCTGCTCAGCTCCGCGCTCCGCTCCCGGACCGAGCCCTGTGCGGGAGCGTGAGCCGAGGCGATTGCGGGAGCGAGGCGGGAGGGGCTGCGGGGGCCGTTCCGCTTCTGGCGGAGGAGCGGGGAGAAGACAGAGCTGAACGGCCCTCGGACGGAGGCATCTATCCCGTGTCACCCCCTCGCGCTGCACGGACACTTCACGACGAGAAGTTTGATTTAAACTCCGACAGCTGTAATTTTCAGCTCCTCCCGGTTCGAACGAGCACCGTTCGGTGACCACGTAACGCGCAGCGCTTTGCTTTAGGTCCGGGGCTGGGCTTGATGCGTATCGCTTCCGACAGGACGGAGCGGGTAACCGACAGCCGAGGGAACCGCGCCGAGACACGGCGGTGCGGAGCACCGTGACACCAAAGCCCGGCTCCGCAGCTCCGCAGCTCCGCGCCGCTCTCCCCCATCCCGGCCCTGCCCCGCTCCCGTCCCGCTCAGCGGTGCCGCACGACTCGTGGCTCCCGGCGGGCGCCGCAACCGGCGCGGCGATACCGGAGCGTTGCGGGGCCGCCACGGCGCTGAGCATCGCGGGGCTCGTCGAGCGGCTTCCGTCCGCCCCGCCAGCCCGCAACGAGAGCAGGACATCGCCACCGCCGCGTTACCGACAAAgttcatttgctcttttttcaaTGAATTAtcccttttatttgtttatttctttgatcAACTATAAATGAAAGTTATTCGTGTatataaaactgaagttttttaCCGTTGAAATCGAACTGTACATGTttactacaggaaaaaatatcaacTCTTGTTTAACAAGACATTATACATCAATAAGCAAGAACCTTGTGGAGGGTTTGCAATCACCTGGTCTATAAAAACAAGCGGGACGAATAACAGCAATTTATATGCAAAAGTAATGATTTAATGACTATAAGCAAGACAAAGCAATAGAATTGTGCTTCTTTTGCAGACTGGAgacaatgaaatgttttaacTACAATTTTCCCGTACAAACATGAAACAATATCCATATAGAATAAACACCCTCACAAATGTATAACTGGTGGGTGATGAACACACACGAAGTTCgaccaaagcaaagcacaaactGAAAAGTGTTCCGGGCCGTTCTGTTTGGTGGCGGAAAAGTCCCTTCTGCTGAACAAATCACACCCTCAGGAGCCCCCAGGAAACGCCCCGCTGGAGGCCCTCACCGAGGAGGCGTTCTCTGCAATTTATCGGAAGGATTCAAGTACCTGTTAAGCTCTACTGAAGTTAGTACTGTaccatatacatatatattaaaaagcaatttagaTAAAACGCCTTCACGCAGCCAACCGCTGGCTCCTTAAAATTTATACCAAATAGTTTATGGCTTCTCGAGTGATTCCgtgtgcttttaaaaacacagtccCCACCGCACCGAGTAATAAAAAGGCAATCAAGCACATCAATTACTTTCATCtcccttcacttttttttttttgttgggtttttggtgtttttttttgcttttttttttttttgctttttttttgtgtgttttttttttccttcatcactTCAACAACATTCggtaaagtaaaaaataaaccacacctgggagagagggggaaagaaaggggaaaaataaagacaaaggcAGTCAAATGCTTTGGGGATTGGCAATCGCCTCCAGGTTAGCGGAGCGGTTGTGCTTCCTCAGCGCTGCGGCTCTATGGCAGTGCGAGCAGAGCTCAACCAGGCGGCATCTGCAAGGGTCGAACCGGTTCTGAAATTTAACAACCATATAATGAGTGCATGAAacacaatattttctttatagtatttataaatatatcaTACAATACTGTTTCCTGTTATGTCATATACCAATATGGCATTGTACAATAAGCATAATGCCATCTGATTCTTACAAAAGCGAATCATTTAAACAAGTCAGTAAATAAAACGGTAATACCCGCTTTTAGGCATACAGATTGTAAAACTGAAGTTTACTTTTTGTTTGATCGGTTCTGCGCGGCAACAGAGAATTAAGGATGCAACATAAGAATCAAAATGGCTAATACGCAAAAATTGTTATTCACAGTGACATGGCTACATATATGCATTATTCTATGCATATCCTTTCTGTTTCGTCGaatttcaagatgaaaaagcaCTTGCTTTCTACAGGTTCACAAAACGgcataataacaataacaatcGAAGAGAACGCGGTGGAGGACTTAGTCTGGGTTAACCAGCTACGTCCCAGGGCTTCTACCAGCTCGGTCGGGCTGAGGGCCCCGCAGCACTCAGCACACCCAGGTGTCACTTCTGTTTGCTTCCCGGTCCTTTGGAAACCATTTACATTTCAATCTCGCGTCGCAATTAACGTCCACAGCGAATGTCACCTAGTTCGCCTTTCATAGCCAAGTTCAGTGTCactacaaaagaaagcagtttggaCGAGAGTCACGTGTATTAGCATCTATAAAGCTGTAATGGCATGAGAGATCTATAGAGAGGAGGGTCGAAGCCAGGCCGTCAGCCGGACGAAGTGGCCGAGGAGCCATTTATGGAGGATTTCCGCGCTCTGTTGGTGAAGGAGGACTGATGGTTGCTGccggggctgctgctggtgccGTTCATGGTGCTGGAGATGTGTGGGAACTGTGGGTGGGGAGACTGGACCGGcgtgctggggctgggcaggcaggaggaggtggagggcAGCCCCCCGGCTGGGCTGCTGGCTTTGTCGCTGCCAGAGTCGCTCTCCAGCTCGCCGCTGTTGCTGAGGCCTTCCCGCTGGTGACCGATCTTCATCCTCTTGCAGGTGGGCCGCACGCGGTATTTGAGGGGCAGTGGGCCATTCTGCAAGGTAAGAGAACAGTCAGAACCCCAGGTACCGCCCCACCACGCCGCTGCATGCCTCCGAGTCATTACCCGTCTCCAGGTATAGATGTAGGCAATGTCCATCAGCGTGTAGTAGTCCTTCAGGGGCTCCTCCTCATACATCACATCGATCTGCCGTGAGATACAGCCCAGAGTCAGTGTGCGGCTCTGTGCCGAAGGCAGCCTCAGAGTGCTCCAAAGCACCAGGCCCAGCATGCAGGGAACTGGGAATTTTCACATATACTAAACAGATTAATTAATCTCTTTACACCTCTATAACTACAGCAAGGCCAAACCCCCCATGAGGCATTTTAAATAATGCCCTGGCTCCCACCAGTATGCTGCCAACTCCACACATACATGGCCAGAAACCCAAAGTATATAGGATGCCAGCAGCGTTAACAGGGATGGAGCAGTGAGGTACCTGGAACGTGTTGGGGATATCCATCTTACTCCGCAGGAACTTTCGTAGATGCATCACTGTCATCGCTGCCGGGCAGCGCAAGTATCTTTTGTCATTCACCTATCGGCACAACAAGGGACACGGGTCACCAAAGCTGCACTCTTAGCACCGTAGGTGATATTTTACAAATGCACATTGTTAAATTAAGAAGTGCAATAGGGCAATTTCTGATCTTCTAGGGGACAACAGAACGAGGTGGTAAATCACAGCTCcaggaaaaaatcatttcaaagcaactgattttacaaaaaaataGACTGACATCTCACACTACACCCCCTCTCAATGATGCACACGTATTAGAGGCCgactaaataataataataataattaataataatgtattaCAAAAttagaagaataaaaagatgaGGTTCAGCTTTAAAAGTGATGCTGCCAGCATTGGTTACTTGCTGTTTCTAGGGgctggcagcacacagggctgcaggaagcCCTCAGTGCTGGGAGATGTGCTCCTTTTTGTCCTGGACACAAACCAGCTATTTTTCCCAGCTACAAACCCACAAGGAACCGCTCATGGCTGTGCCACACTGCCTCTGGAGTAAAGGAAACTTATTTACCTCCTcctttgatttctctttctctttatttcctttccgTTCCAGTCTGCgaggagaaatgaaacaattacAACAAATAACAAAGAGCTGCCATCGGTCAGGTGAGCATTAAAAAACTGCCATTCTGGAACTTGCCTGTTCTGGTCAAAGAACTCAATGGATAAGCTTATTATCTCGTCGTCTGTTATAATTCTTTTGTCTTCGTCAGCCACTTCTCCCCTGTCTTCATTAGAGCCATTGGCAGCTGCGCAGAAATTTCCACaataatttacattttgaaattcaAATCAGGAAGAAGGGCAATTCTCggtgaggaggggggaaaaaaaaatccccacgGTGAgattacaaaataaatctaCCCAAGCGCCAAAGCAGCAAACTTTTATCATGCTGAATTTACTTCTTAACATTCCACCCCGACAACACAGCGCTTGTgagttaaaaaggaaagagcagagcacCGGGGGCAACGCGACATCGATTAGGGTCGGGAGAGAGAAGCTTTTACCATCAGCCGACGGATGAGCAGCATAGAAAtcccttcttcttttcatttcatctggGGAAAAGCACACGTGGGGCATCAGtacctccctgcagctcccgGCAGGGATGCGGGAGAGCAGTTCTGGGCTCGGggtatttcttttgcttttcgGTACTTACTTTTGAAAAGGCCCGGTACCAGCTTGTACACAATATCCTGCAGAGTTTTATCTGACCTGGAAAGAAGCACCGAGCACAACACTGAGAGCACGAAGAGGCGTTTCGATGTGAGCGGTGTAACCTCTGCCAACAACAGGCGGGACTCCCGGCCTCGCGGGAGGCCGCCCATAAAACGCAGCTTACGGGAGCTTAAAATCAAACTAACGCCGCTCTGAGCACCGCTGTAAAAGCAAAGCCGGGTGTATCGCGGCACCGACACCGAAAAATCCTGCCGAAACCTGCAATTCCTCCTCAGCAAACGAGGAGCGGCAGAAAGGAACGGAGCGGAGAAAACGCTTCTGACAGGAGAAGCGAGCTGGAAGGGTTCGGCTCTCGGCTGCCGGAGCTCCGGTAAGTTTGGGGGAGGAATGGCCGTGGGAAACGGTAAGAGGCCACCGGAGCTGCGGGGCCGGCACCGTGCCCACAGCAGCCTCCCTCCGCAAAACCCGACACCGCTCAGCTCAACCCGGAGGAACCTTCAACTTCCATCAATGACAAAACTCCAAAGAGAGCGCCCGGCCGCGAGGCAGCCCGTAAATTCACGGCTCCTTTCACATTGAAATCGCGACTCAGAGATAAGATCGCCCAACGGCGCGGCCCCGCGCGACGCGCCCGCCCCTACCTGATGTTGAGCAGCGGCCGGGTTTTGTGCACTTGGACATCGCAGATCGGACAGTACTTGCTCGTCTCCAAGTACCGCACGATGCACGTCTTGCAGACTGCAAGGCAAACACGGGAGCCTTTAGCGATGCTCGGAGGTGACACGGAGCATGCATAGACACACAGAGGTGCGATCTCCTCAACTATGCGGCCGGGAATCGGCCATTGTCAGCAGCGCGCCGCTTAAGCTAAACAAATACTCAAATCGGCCGCGATTAACATGAAAAGGCGACGCTTAGAGCACATATATTGCGCCTTTAACAAAGACCGTAGCGCGGTCGGCAGGACGAGCCGCGGTGCCGCGGTACTCACAGGAGTGCAGGCACTCGATGATGGTGGTGGCGTCGATGAAGTACCCGCCGCACAGCACGCACATGAGGTGCGGGTTCAGCTCCGTGATTTTGATCCTGGTCGTCCGGTGCATTTTGGCGCGGGGCGAGGCGGCTCTGTAACACACACGGCCGGGACGGGCCGCTCAGCGGGGCCGCGTCCCAGGTGCGGGGCCCGGCggagggcggcggcggcggcgcggatCCGGGCCGGGCCGTGCGGGGCGCAGCGCAGCGCGGGGGacgcggggccgggccgggcgcaGCGCGTGGAGGCGCGGCCGCTCCCCGCCGGGCGCGGGGCTCGGGGCTGCCGGCGCAACGCGGCGCAACGCGGCGCAACGCGGAGCAACGCGGAGCTCGGCGGGGCCGGCCGGGCACCGGGCTGCCGGCGAGCAGCACAAAGGGGAACCAGCGCCTCCCGGTGCGGCTGCCCTGGCATTTCCGGAGAGCGGGGAGGGGAGGCGGGGGGAGGGCGGGGGGGACAGCGCACCGCGCGGCGGAGGCCGGGCACCGGGGCGGCGGGCCGGGCCGCGAGGGGGTCCGGGGCGGCCGCGGCTGACGCTTCGGTGCCGGCATTCCGGATCCGGCTCCGCTCTCCGAGGGGGTTCGCGTATAGCAACTTACACTTACAGCTTGCATCCTGCCACCGCTGGGAACACGCGAGAGCCgggcgggggggcggcggggggcgggcCGGCCGAAGCCGAGCGGGCCGGGGGGTGGGACGCGGGGCCCGGGGCTGGGCGGAGGGGTGGAGGGCCTAGCGAGAGCGGGCCCGCGGGGGTCTGAGCCACGGCGCGAGGGAGGGGACgggaggaggtggggaaggaagggCGGGCAGGGGGAGGGCGGCGAGAGGGGGGGAGCGCGGGAAgggtgcggggggggggggatggggtggTCGAGGAGACCTGAAGTCAGGGGCTGAGTGGACCTTGGAGGCGCCGCGGTGAAGTGATGGTGATTAATGTAAGGAGGCGGGGACCGAAAGAAGAGGGATGTGGAGGGTGGGGGTTTCGCCTCGAGGGGCTCGGGGCGCGGTGCGGGGCCGAGCCGGGCCGAGGCGAGCGCGGGAGGCTCCTCCCGAGCCTCGGCCATTTCGGATCCTCGCGGGGGCCTCTCTCTCTCCACGTCGACTCGGGGCGAGGAGCCACCGCTCgcccccgccgctccccgcccgtTCCCGCGCCGGGCACCGCGCCCGcggcccctccgctccctgCCTGCCTCCGCCGCTCCGCTCCTCTCCCTGCCGCAGAGCTCCGTCTTTCTCTCCCCCCTCTTTTGTGGCTCATCTGAACGCCTCCCGCGGCCGAAGCGGAGCGGGGCTAAGTTCCGCAGGAGGCGGTCAGAGGCTCGAAGCGCCGGGCGAGGGGATGGGGCAGAACACTCGTCCCGGTCCTTAAAACCCTCCTCCTTTTGAGTCATGAAGCTGCGCACCGAGGGGGTAAAAATACAAAGCCCAAACCGACCTTAAACGGTACCTCCGTGACAACACGCGAGGGACCATGTGACCAGACCATTCCTAAAGCTAAATCAACACCTTGTCGACACGACGCGGCGACGGGAGCGAAAAACAAATGTCATCTCCACAGCCTGAAACCCATAAAGCCCATCGGGTGCAGCGGCACCGACGTTCCATGCGCACACACTATTGAAAACGAGAGGGAACATGAACCGGAGGGGAAAGCTCTCCGCGGGAAAACGCCCCACCGGCCCCGGCAGCGGCACGGCGGATCGCGTTCTGCCCGCCGGACCCCAGCGATGCCGCCGGGCACCGGGTCCCTCCCGCCCCCAGCGCTGCCCCCCGCCCGCGGTTCGAGTCTGACGCCGCTCCCCGGGCTCCACGCGGAGCCGCCGCCCCTCGGGGCGCTGCTCCCGGCACCGCGCAGCGCTCCCGTGGGCTCCGCGGTTCGGCCGCGTTACCCCGGACCGGGCACGGAGCTGCCCGACAACAGCGCACAGCGCCAACGAGCGACCTCGGCACGgaaacttctgctgctgctgctgctccaggagcagctCCAAACGAGCTCCCCAGTACCAAACCGGAGCGAGCAGGCACAGAGAAAAGCGAAGCCTCCAAAGCACCGGGTGAGCCCGGTTCCTCACAGCCGCCCCCTACAACGGGCAGCAAAGCGGGAGCCCTCCCCGCTGTGTTCCATGTGAATGGCATTTCCAGGGTCCCCGACCCTCCGCTCCGCACTCCCAAAGCggcacccagagctgctgtgcgGGGACACGCAGCGCCCTGCCGCGCTGCCCGCCCGGTTCTGGCTCTGCTCGCTCAGTGCTCGCCGTTCCCAACCTCCCGAGGTAACCTCAGCATGAAGCCGAGCGGGGATTCCTCCCCATCCCTGGCGCTCTGGGACCAACTTTTAAATACATCGACGCGTTTATTTCACTCCTTCATAAATGGAGAAGGACTGAATTAACCCTAAAATGTGTTTCGTCGAccctcccccttccccatcGAGAGGGATTCATCGCCTGCAGACCGCCCTTGTCAGAGCTGTGTCACACTGCTATCCCCGCCCGACGGGATCACCGCCGGCATCGGTCCCTGCCCCGCGCACAAGCCCCACGCACACTCGCACACGCAGCATCATCCTCAGCCCTGGTTTCGGGCAGCAGAGAAACACCTTTGGATTCTTCCAGTCCGCGGTGGCAGCGGTTGACGAGGTCACCCGACAGCTCCGGGCCGGGACAACAACGTGTGTATTTACTCCCGACACATAGAGTGGCCCGACCCAAACACGGGGAGATAACACCCGCCGGGAGCACACACTGCCCGCAACCGATTATTGAGAGGCCTTATACGGATGatgtcaaaatgaagaaaaccagAGGGTCCTCTCCTGCTCAGGATCAGCGGCATTATCACAAATCTATAAACGCGACCGACTCCCGAACTCTGCCTGACGGTCCCCGACGGAACCCACGGGCAGCCCCTGGCCGGGACGCCCCGTTCTGCCCCCGCGCTGCTTCGGGGAAGGACGGGACGGGGCTTCTCGCGGGGGCTCCGAGTCCTCGCCCTGCAGCCAGGGAATAGCCgggacagagaggaaaaggaccCGTCCTTTAAGCAGCCGCCGTGGACCCGCGTTAACTCGGCAAAGCGTCCCCCAGAACCGCCCCGAGGTGCTCTCACTGCGCCGGGGACGGCcggggcagagctgtgcacgGCGCGGGGCCGCAGCCCCCATCCCGGGGCCGGCCCCCCGAGGCTGCCCGGAGCTCTCGGGGCTCGCAGCGCTGCTCCCTGCATTTCCCGGCCGGGAACGGGAGCGCGGCCGGCCGGGTCTCCGAGCTTCGTGGGGAGCGGAGCGGCGAGCAAAGTTTCTAAAAGCTGAAAAGCGCCCGTCCGACTCGCACAGAAACGCGCTCTCCTCCCCCCTTTATTTTTACCTGATTTTTCGCAAATACTGACAGCTCCCCACGGCTCTGCCCGCGTGGATTTTCCGCCAGGCCACGCACCCGCACACACCTCCACAGCCGTCCGCCCGCGGCCGTCGGGGGCCCCACGCGCGGCGCCGCACCCGGCGGGGGCTGCGAGAGCGATGATCCCCTCCGGGGCCGGACAGAAGGAAAACCTCGATCGAGCGCGGCCCCGTCCGCGGCTCCGTCCCTCCGCTCCGGGGCTCCGCACCCCGCACGCCGCCCCGAAGCCCACGCTGAAAACCGCGAGTTCGACCCAAAAGTacgggggggaaaaaaaaaaaaaaaagcgaagaaaaaaaggaaaaaaaaaaagaaaaaagttgagTCCCGGCGCTGCCCCCCCCGGCGCCCCTCGCCGCGGGGTTACCCCAAACTTCGCCGTTTTCCGCACGGCCGGGAGAGAGGCGCCGGGAGCAGCCGGGGACCGCCATCTTACCGCCGCCCGCTCTGCCCCGCCGCTCGCCCAACTTAAGTTAATAACACTCGGTGCGGGGCGGCCCGCAGCCTAACAGCCCCCGCGCGGGGACCGCCGCCCCCCAACGGCCCCGTCCCTATAAAACGGCCCCGCTCGGGGGCCCCTTCGCCCCCCCCGGCCGCGTCGATCGCCGAGAGCCCCGCGCTCGCTCGACCCGGGCGGCTCCGCGCTTCGCGATCGTCCCCGTTCCGTCAAAATCTGCCTTTAAACAAAGGGCGCCGGGGCCCGGCCGGCAGCGGGGGCCGCAAATACGAATATTCCCCTCGGGGGCCGTGCGCGCCCGGAGCCGCTCGGGGGCTcgggggggaagaaaggaactAAAATCGGGCGCCGTGGGCGCGTAACGAAAGCGGCCGCccgggccgccgccgccgccgccgtgtgtgtgtgtgtgtgtgtgtgtgtgtgcgcgcgtGCGGCGGGCGCGGGGCTGTCAGCGCCGCTCCGAACCGCGCCGAGCGGGGACGCCccgcgcccgccgccccccggcgccccccgcccgcccggGGTTCCCCCGCCGCATACGTACCCGGAAAAGGGAGCCGGCGGGCGACGATCGGGGCGGCCGAAAAAGACAATGAAAGTTAAAAGTCgttcagcagaaaatgaatgtgagCCAAGCGGCCATCTTGAAATGAACTGCAGACGCTGTCAATCGCGAGGAGCGCACCAACGCCGCCGCTCCGCTCATGCCGCCCGCGGCACCGCCGTGTCCGCGCCGCTCCGCCGACCCTCGGCCGCTCCCTGGGCGCCGCGCGGGGCCGCGCCGTGCTCAGCCGGCCGGGGGCCGCCCGCTCCGGCCCATTGTCTCGCCCGCTCCccccccgctccgccgcccgctCGCCgtcgtttttttttttgttgttgttgttgctttttttttttttttttattatgattatttcaTAGTTGGTGGCGGGGGGACGGGGGAGGGAGGGCGGAGGAGGGAAAATCGCGAGGCTGAAGGCGCACACTGGAAACTGACACCGTCCCCAAAATGGCTCGGAGTTCGCCCGCCCCGCCAGCGTCACGTGGGGCTCCTCATTCCTTAAGGGTGGCCTGGGAATTAGCGGCGGTGCGGTCGGGGCCGGCCGCCTCCCCGTGACCCAATCCCGCACCCGGCCGCCTCCCACCCGCGCCCTcgccccccccctcctcccccgcTTCCCGccgcccctcccctccccccggCTCTACACGCGCCCTCCCGTCTCGCCGCCGATTCCTCCTTTTcgccgccgcctccccgccCCGCTCGGCCTGGCCTCGCCGCCGCCCCTCCCCCCGCCCGCGGCTCCCTCCGCCTCTcccccgccccctcctcccGGCCCACACCCCCCAACCGCGGCCACGCGCgtcctcccccaccccacccccgACCCTCCGGGCCCCCCACGCAGCACTTGTTGCGTGGCCCTCCCGCACCCACGCGTGGGGCAGCGCCAGGCGGGGCCCCTCCGGGGGAGGGGGAGGCGGCAGAGCCCCGTAGCGCGGAGCGGGGCTGCACCGGGGCCGTCCCGCTGCCCTCCGTCGGGGCCCCTCCGCGCCACCCCGTGGGGGCGGCCCGACCCGTCCCGTCCCGCGGCGCCCGCGCTCCCCCCGGCGGCAGGTGCGAGTGGGGGGCATCGCCGAGACGAACGGACGGAGGGAGCCGCCGTCGAGCTCCGGGTCAGCCCAAGGGGAACGCGGAGCTCCGTGCGGCCCGAGCCGATACCGCGCCCTCGGGTGTGGGGAACTGAACCCAGGCGGTACGGGAGGGGAAAATCGGCTTTAATGGAACCCGAAAGAAAATACACGGCATATAAAAGGGGGGATGCTCTGCAGACACAATGGTTGAGGCAGTATTTAACAAAAA
The window above is part of the Coturnix japonica isolate 7356 chromosome 2, Coturnix japonica 2.1, whole genome shotgun sequence genome. Proteins encoded here:
- the LOC107308883 gene encoding uncharacterized protein LOC107308883, translating into MELCPWVQGGCRLLGDPRRLDGRAYSALLRGAFRAVLQPHGSGADPELSDVDPAVLKQCHAAAAACILEAGRQRADPAALSACLEECKLDKERIEQFCTEYQKNRDALEELLGSIGRAPPHVTDVSWRLGYRIQTHELHRAYQPTYLLTLSTENSDAGSQTDLSFSCTMEQLQDLVGKLKDAAKSLERATQLRFSPPVPPGFSSPHPRARYRLGPHGAPRSPWADPELDGGSLRPFVSAMPPTRTCRRGERGRRGTGRVGPPPRGGAEGPRRRAAGRPRCSPAPRYGALPPPPPPEGPRLALPHAWLKLGERRGRAGGGKMAVPGCSRRLSPGRAENGEVWGNPAARGAGGGSAGTQLFSFFFSFFSSLFFFFFPPVLLGRTRGFQRGLRGGVRGAEPRSGGTEPRTGPRSIEVFLLSGPGGDHRSRSPRRVRRRAWGPRRPRADGCGGVCGCVAWRKIHAGRAVGSCQYLRKIRAASPRAKMHRTTRIKITELNPHLMCVLCGGYFIDATTIIECLHSFCKTCIVRYLETSKYCPICDVQVHKTRPLLNIRSDKTLQDIVYKLVPGLFKNEMKRRRDFYAAHPSADAANGSNEDRGEVADEDKRIITDDEIISLSIEFFDQNRLERKGNKEKEKSKEEVNDKRYLRCPAAMTVMHLRKFLRSKMDIPNTFQIDVMYEEEPLKDYYTLMDIAYIYTWRRNGPLPLKYRVRPTCKRMKIGHQREGLSNSGELESDSGSDKASSPAGGLPSTSSCLPSPSTPVQSPHPQFPHISSTMNGTSSSPGSNHQSSFTNRARKSSINGSSATSSG